One genomic region from Frateuria soli encodes:
- a CDS encoding cysteine desulfurase: protein MSATAAHAHPAPALDLERIRADFPLLSRRVHGKPLVYLDNANTSQKPASVIEAVDAHYRLHNANVSRAVHQLGEEATLAYEGARDKLARFINAPSRNELVLTSGTTQAINLVAYSYALPQLKPGDAILTTMMEHHANIVPWQLVAGRSGATVKFAPIDGRGELDVERYVAMLTPEVKLACVAHVSNVLGTVNPVSEIARECARRGIALLVDGSQAVPHRPVDVQALGCDFYALTGHKMLGPTGTGALWAKRAHLDAMPPFFGGGDMIRQVRVDGTTFADPPHKFEAGTPNIAGFVGLGAAVDYYRSLDLEAIHAWEQQLLGYATERLREVPGLRLFGEAAEKEPVISFLIEGTQSTDLATLLDLEGIAVRSGHHCAHPLMQHYGVPATLRASMAFYNTMEEIDVFVAALQKVRKLLM from the coding sequence ATGTCCGCCACCGCCGCCCACGCGCACCCGGCGCCCGCCCTCGACCTCGAGCGCATCCGCGCCGACTTCCCGCTGCTCTCCCGCAGGGTGCACGGCAAGCCGCTGGTCTACCTGGACAACGCCAACACCAGCCAGAAGCCCGCGTCGGTGATCGAGGCGGTGGACGCGCACTACCGCCTGCACAACGCCAACGTCTCGCGCGCCGTGCACCAGCTCGGCGAGGAAGCGACGCTGGCCTACGAAGGCGCACGCGACAAGCTGGCACGCTTCATCAATGCGCCCTCGCGCAACGAGCTGGTGCTGACCTCCGGCACGACCCAGGCGATCAATCTGGTGGCCTACAGCTACGCCCTGCCGCAGCTCAAGCCCGGTGACGCGATCCTCACCACGATGATGGAGCACCACGCCAACATCGTGCCGTGGCAACTGGTGGCCGGCCGCAGCGGTGCCACGGTGAAGTTCGCGCCGATCGACGGGCGCGGCGAGCTGGACGTGGAGCGGTACGTCGCCATGCTCACGCCCGAGGTGAAGCTCGCCTGCGTGGCGCACGTGTCCAACGTGCTGGGCACCGTGAACCCGGTAAGCGAGATCGCCCGCGAGTGCGCGCGCCGCGGCATCGCGCTGCTGGTCGACGGATCGCAGGCGGTGCCGCACCGTCCGGTCGACGTGCAGGCGCTGGGCTGCGATTTCTATGCCCTCACCGGACACAAGATGCTCGGCCCGACCGGCACCGGCGCGCTCTGGGCGAAGCGCGCGCACCTGGATGCGATGCCGCCGTTCTTCGGCGGCGGCGACATGATCCGGCAGGTGCGCGTGGACGGCACGACTTTCGCCGATCCGCCGCACAAGTTCGAGGCGGGCACGCCCAACATCGCCGGCTTCGTCGGTCTGGGCGCGGCGGTGGACTACTACCGCTCGCTGGACCTGGAAGCGATCCATGCCTGGGAGCAGCAGTTGCTCGGCTACGCCACCGAGCGCCTGCGCGAGGTGCCGGGGCTCAGGCTGTTCGGCGAGGCGGCGGAGAAGGAACCGGTGATTTCCTTCCTCATCGAGGGCACGCAGTCGACCGACCTGGCCACGCTGCTGGATCTCGAAGGCATCGCCGTACGTTCGGGACACCATTGTGCGCACCCGCTGATGCAGCACTACGGCGTCCCCGCCACGCTGCGCGCGTCGATGGCGTTCTACAACACGATGGAAGAGATCGACGTGTTCGTGGCGGCGCTGCAGAAGGTGCGCAAGCTGCTGATGTAA
- the sufD gene encoding Fe-S cluster assembly protein SufD has translation MNQPARTPFVAALADAPLPASGIAWLDQARRENLDAFAAAGLPDTRVEAWKYTALRALSQRSFAAGDAQACRRTVDPATLVLPGIDGPALVFVNGAFRADLSTLDTLPAGVSLQPLSRALVDAPDPLRFALSRHYREPGDAFARLNGAFAADGAVLRVAAGARIAAPVRLLFIGAAAEQELAWHVRDLVELGEGAELTLIEQHLGAGEQGHLGTRLADFTLHAGATLHHVVLQQAGAGCSLVRRSHYRLEARAQAHLHVLELGGTLARHDVRAELVGDAAGFHTCGAFLPDGRQHIDTQLAIHHQARNTVSASTWRGVASGRGRGVFRGAIVVNTGADGTDASLNNKNLLLSTQAEIDTKPELEIYADEVKAAHGATVGQLDERALFYLRSRGIPGAQARTLLTAAFARAPFESLPDEALRQHIEHLLLSQLPA, from the coding sequence ATGAACCAGCCGGCCCGTACGCCGTTCGTCGCCGCGCTGGCCGACGCGCCGCTGCCGGCCAGCGGCATTGCCTGGCTGGACCAGGCGCGACGCGAGAACCTCGACGCCTTTGCCGCTGCCGGCCTGCCGGACACGCGCGTGGAGGCATGGAAGTACACCGCGCTGCGCGCGCTTTCGCAGCGCAGCTTCGCCGCCGGCGACGCGCAGGCGTGCCGTCGCACGGTCGATCCGGCGACGCTGGTGCTGCCGGGCATCGATGGCCCCGCGCTGGTGTTCGTCAATGGCGCCTTCCGCGCCGATCTCTCCACCCTGGACACCTTGCCGGCCGGCGTGAGCCTGCAGCCGCTGTCGCGCGCACTGGTCGACGCGCCGGATCCGCTGCGCTTCGCCCTGTCGCGGCACTACCGCGAGCCCGGCGATGCGTTCGCGCGCCTCAATGGTGCATTCGCCGCCGACGGCGCCGTGCTGCGCGTGGCTGCGGGCGCCAGGATCGCTGCGCCCGTGCGCCTGCTGTTCATCGGGGCGGCGGCCGAGCAGGAGCTCGCCTGGCACGTGCGCGACCTGGTCGAGCTGGGCGAGGGGGCCGAGCTGACCCTGATCGAGCAACACCTGGGCGCCGGCGAGCAGGGCCATCTGGGTACCCGGCTGGCCGACTTCACGCTGCATGCCGGCGCGACGCTGCACCACGTCGTGCTGCAACAGGCCGGCGCCGGCTGCAGCCTGGTCCGGCGCAGCCACTACCGCCTGGAAGCACGCGCCCAGGCGCACCTGCACGTGCTGGAGCTGGGCGGCACGCTGGCCCGCCACGACGTGCGCGCGGAGCTGGTCGGCGATGCGGCCGGTTTCCACACCTGCGGCGCCTTCCTGCCGGACGGCCGCCAGCACATCGACACCCAGCTGGCCATCCACCACCAGGCGCGCAACACCGTGTCCGCCTCGACCTGGCGTGGCGTGGCCAGCGGCCGCGGTCGCGGGGTGTTCCGCGGCGCGATCGTGGTGAACACCGGCGCCGATGGCACCGATGCCTCGCTCAACAACAAGAATCTGCTGCTGTCGACGCAGGCCGAGATCGACACCAAGCCGGAGCTGGAGATCTACGCCGACGAGGTGAAGGCCGCGCACGGCGCCACCGTCGGCCAGCTCGACGAGCGCGCATTGTTCTACCTGCGCTCGCGCGGCATTCCGGGCGCGCAGGCGCGCACGCTGCTGACTGCGGCCTTCGCCCGTGCGCCGTTCGAGTCGTTGCCGGACGAGGCGCTGCGCCAGCACATCGAGCACTTGCTGCTGAGCCAGCTCCCCGCCTGA
- the sufC gene encoding Fe-S cluster assembly ATPase SufC, whose protein sequence is MLKIDNLHARVEGKDILKGLSLEVKPGEVHAIMGPNGAGKSTLGNVLSGRAGYEVTEGSVLFEGRNLLELEPEERAAAGVFLAFQYPVEIPGVNNTYFLRTAFNAQRKARGEAELDSMQFLKLVREKLKIMQLSPDLLNRAVNEGFSGGEKKRNEIFQMALLEPKLAILDETDSGLDIDALKQVAEGVNALRSPERSFIVVTHYQRLLDYIVPDFVHVLAGGRIVESGDRSLALKLEEHGYAWVAEHGEPAGASA, encoded by the coding sequence ATGCTCAAGATCGACAACCTGCACGCCCGCGTCGAGGGCAAGGACATCCTCAAGGGTCTTTCGCTCGAGGTGAAGCCTGGCGAGGTGCACGCCATCATGGGTCCCAACGGTGCCGGCAAGTCCACCCTGGGCAACGTGCTTTCCGGGCGCGCAGGCTACGAGGTGACCGAAGGCTCGGTGCTGTTCGAGGGCCGCAACCTGCTGGAGCTCGAGCCCGAGGAGCGCGCCGCGGCCGGCGTGTTCCTGGCTTTCCAGTACCCGGTCGAGATCCCGGGCGTCAACAACACCTACTTCCTGCGCACGGCGTTCAACGCGCAGCGCAAGGCGCGCGGCGAGGCCGAACTGGACTCGATGCAGTTCCTCAAGCTGGTGCGCGAGAAGCTCAAGATCATGCAGCTCTCGCCGGACCTGCTCAACCGCGCGGTCAACGAGGGCTTCTCCGGCGGCGAGAAGAAGCGCAACGAGATCTTCCAGATGGCGCTGCTGGAGCCGAAGCTGGCGATCCTGGACGAGACCGATTCGGGCCTGGACATCGACGCGCTCAAGCAGGTTGCCGAGGGCGTCAACGCGCTGCGCTCGCCGGAGCGCTCGTTCATCGTGGTGACGCACTACCAGCGCCTGCTCGACTACATCGTGCCGGACTTCGTGCACGTGCTGGCCGGCGGCCGCATCGTCGAGAGCGGCGACCGCAGCCTGGCCCTCAAGCTGGAAGAACATGGCTACGCATGGGTCGCCGAGCACGGCGAACCGGCCGGGGCCTCCGCATGA
- a CDS encoding ACT domain-containing protein, whose product MNTAATRIHPGGTDLHALLAGLNPRLHPQPRRFLFVSHDKAAARMQDALMMFREDEGVTLIVDHYLEGPELVADRLLWAQITLGVESSLDAVGMMAAVSAALAARGISCNPVSAFLHDHVFVPWDRREDALAALAHLSV is encoded by the coding sequence ATGAACACGGCCGCCACCCGCATCCATCCCGGCGGCACCGACCTGCATGCCCTGCTTGCCGGCCTGAACCCGCGCCTGCATCCGCAGCCGCGCCGGTTCCTGTTCGTCTCGCACGACAAGGCCGCCGCGCGCATGCAGGACGCGCTGATGATGTTCCGCGAGGACGAGGGCGTCACGCTGATTGTCGACCACTACCTGGAAGGCCCCGAGCTGGTCGCCGACCGGCTGCTGTGGGCGCAGATCACCCTCGGGGTCGAATCCAGCCTCGACGCAGTCGGCATGATGGCCGCCGTCTCCGCCGCGCTTGCTGCGCGCGGCATCTCATGCAACCCGGTTTCCGCGTTCCTGCACGACCACGTGTTCGTGCCCTGGGACCGCCGCGAGGACGCGCTCGCCGCGCTCGCGCACCTCTCTGTCTGA
- the sufB gene encoding Fe-S cluster assembly protein SufB: MTETVENALRDNAEVAEALGRNYQAGFVTDIESVSLPPGLTEDTIRQLSAIKREPEWMTEWRLAAFRHWQAMPTPDWAKLKIDPIDYQAISYYSAPKKAPKSLDEVDPALLETYEKLGVPLHERAALAGVAVDAVFDSVSVGTTFRKKLADAGVIFCSMSDAIREHPELVQKYLGSVVPQGDNFFAALNSAVFSDGSFVFVPEGVRCPMELSTYFRINAQNTGQFERTLIVCEDRAHVSYLEGCTAPRRDENQLHAAVVELVALEGATIKYSTVQNWYPGDENGVGGIYNFVTKRGDCRGADSKISWTQVETGSAVTWKYPSVVLRGDRSVGEFYSVALTHHFQQADTGTKMIHIGRDTKSKIVSKGISAGRSSNSYRGLVKVEKGAERARNYTQCDSLLIGKKCGAHTFPYMEVKNPTAIVEHEATTSKISDDQMFYCRSRGIGEEDAVSMIVDGFCKQVFRELPMEFAVEAKKLLEVSLEGAVG, translated from the coding sequence ATGACCGAAACCGTCGAAAACGCCTTGCGCGACAACGCCGAGGTGGCCGAGGCCCTGGGCCGCAACTACCAGGCGGGCTTCGTCACCGACATCGAGAGCGTCAGCCTGCCGCCGGGCCTCACCGAGGACACCATCCGCCAGCTCTCGGCGATCAAGCGCGAGCCCGAGTGGATGACCGAGTGGCGCCTGGCCGCCTTCCGTCACTGGCAGGCCATGCCCACGCCGGACTGGGCGAAGCTCAAGATCGACCCGATCGACTACCAGGCGATCAGCTACTACTCGGCGCCGAAGAAGGCGCCCAAGTCGCTGGACGAGGTCGACCCTGCGCTGCTGGAAACCTACGAGAAGCTCGGCGTGCCGCTGCACGAACGCGCGGCGCTGGCCGGGGTGGCGGTGGACGCGGTGTTCGACTCGGTCTCGGTCGGCACCACCTTCCGCAAGAAGCTGGCCGATGCCGGCGTGATCTTCTGCTCGATGAGCGATGCGATCCGCGAGCATCCGGAGCTGGTGCAGAAATACCTGGGCAGCGTGGTGCCCCAGGGCGACAACTTCTTCGCCGCGCTCAATTCGGCGGTGTTCTCCGACGGCAGCTTCGTGTTCGTGCCCGAGGGCGTGCGCTGCCCGATGGAGCTGTCGACCTACTTCCGCATCAACGCGCAGAACACCGGCCAGTTCGAGCGCACGCTGATCGTCTGCGAGGACCGCGCGCACGTCTCCTACCTGGAGGGCTGCACCGCGCCGCGCCGTGACGAGAACCAGCTGCACGCGGCGGTGGTGGAACTGGTCGCGCTGGAAGGCGCCACCATCAAGTACTCGACCGTGCAGAACTGGTATCCGGGCGACGAGAACGGCGTCGGCGGCATCTACAACTTCGTGACCAAGCGTGGCGACTGCCGCGGCGCGGACAGCAAGATCAGCTGGACCCAGGTCGAGACCGGCTCGGCGGTGACCTGGAAGTACCCCTCCGTGGTGCTGCGCGGCGACCGCTCGGTCGGCGAGTTCTACTCGGTGGCGCTGACGCACCATTTCCAGCAGGCCGACACCGGCACCAAGATGATCCATATCGGTCGCGACACCAAGTCCAAGATCGTCTCCAAGGGCATCTCGGCCGGGCGCAGCTCCAACAGCTACCGGGGCCTGGTCAAGGTGGAGAAGGGTGCCGAGCGCGCGCGCAACTACACCCAGTGCGACTCGCTGCTGATCGGCAAGAAGTGCGGCGCGCACACCTTCCCGTACATGGAGGTGAAGAACCCCACCGCCATCGTCGAGCACGAAGCGACCACCTCGAAGATCTCCGACGACCAGATGTTCTACTGCCGTTCGCGCGGCATCGGCGAGGAAGACGCGGTCTCGATGATCGTCGACGGCTTCTGCAAGCAGGTCTTCCGCGAGCTGCCGATGGAGTTCGCGGTCGAGGCCAAGAAGCTGCTGGAAGTCTCGCTGGAAGGGGCGGTCGGATGA
- a CDS encoding SUF system Fe-S cluster assembly regulator, with the protein MLRVSRLTDYAAVVMTCIAAHPHDVLSTAQIADETRLELPTVSKLLKSLGHAGLVESFRGVNGGYRLARPAGEISLAQIVEAMEGPIGMTECSVEGQCDRESQCSVRGSWRRISSVLDGALRAVSLADMLQPPRPAVTTVALSELKGRTHA; encoded by the coding sequence ATGCTTCGCGTCAGCCGCCTGACCGACTACGCCGCGGTGGTGATGACCTGCATCGCCGCCCACCCGCACGACGTGCTCAGCACCGCGCAGATCGCGGACGAGACGCGGCTGGAGCTGCCGACCGTGAGCAAGCTGCTGAAGTCGTTGGGCCACGCCGGCCTGGTCGAGTCGTTCCGCGGCGTCAACGGCGGCTACCGCCTGGCGCGCCCGGCGGGCGAGATCAGCCTGGCTCAGATCGTCGAGGCGATGGAAGGGCCGATCGGCATGACCGAATGCAGCGTCGAAGGGCAGTGCGACCGCGAATCGCAGTGCAGCGTGCGCGGCAGCTGGCGTCGCATCAGCAGCGTGCTGGACGGCGCGCTGCGCGCGGTGAGCCTGGCCGACATGCTGCAACCGCCGCGCCCGGCGGTGACCACCGTGGCGCTGAGCGAACTGAAGGGCAGGACCCACGCATGA
- a CDS encoding nucleotide sugar dehydrogenase: MDLNTPARIGIIGLGYVGLPLAVEFGRHFDTLGYDIDAARVAELRAGSDHTLETSAEQLRTATRLSFTDSADDLAGCNVYIVTVPTPIDEAQRPDLKPLEAACRMLGPRLRRGDLVVFESTVYPGTTEEVCVPLLAEGSGLDFNVDFFCGYSPERINPGDHARRVTDIVKLTSGSTVEAAERVDALYRTIIRAGTHKTSSIRVAESAKVIENVQRDVNIALVNELALIFHRLGIDTEEVLAAAGTKWNFLPFRPGLVGGHCIGVDPYYLTHKAEVTGYHPELILAARRINSRMGSYVADRVIRLMSERRLHIVDARVLVLGFAFKENCPDLRNTRVIDIVRELESSAAQVDVYDPWVDAAEAERAYRVRLVDEPGTGYDAIIVAVAHRQFHQMGAARIRALGKPGAVIYDVKSVLPQEAVDGRL, encoded by the coding sequence ATGGACCTGAACACCCCCGCGCGCATCGGCATTATCGGACTGGGTTACGTCGGCTTGCCGCTGGCGGTGGAATTCGGACGGCACTTCGACACGCTCGGCTATGACATCGACGCCGCGCGCGTGGCCGAGCTGCGCGCCGGCAGCGACCATACGCTGGAAACCAGCGCCGAGCAGTTGCGCACCGCCACGCGCCTGTCGTTTACCGACAGCGCCGACGACCTGGCCGGCTGCAATGTCTACATCGTCACGGTGCCCACGCCGATCGACGAGGCGCAGCGACCGGACCTCAAGCCGCTGGAAGCGGCCTGCCGCATGCTTGGTCCGCGGCTCAGGCGCGGCGACCTGGTGGTGTTCGAGTCGACCGTCTATCCGGGCACCACCGAGGAAGTCTGCGTGCCACTGCTGGCCGAGGGCTCGGGCCTGGACTTCAACGTCGACTTCTTCTGCGGGTACAGCCCGGAGCGGATCAACCCGGGCGACCACGCGCGGCGCGTGACCGACATCGTCAAGCTCACCTCCGGATCCACCGTGGAGGCGGCCGAGCGGGTCGATGCGCTGTACCGCACGATCATCCGCGCCGGCACGCACAAGACCTCCTCCATCCGCGTGGCCGAGTCGGCCAAGGTGATCGAGAACGTGCAGCGCGACGTCAACATCGCGCTGGTCAACGAACTGGCGCTGATCTTCCATCGGCTGGGCATCGACACCGAGGAAGTGCTGGCCGCCGCCGGCACCAAGTGGAACTTCCTGCCGTTCCGGCCCGGCCTGGTCGGCGGCCACTGCATCGGCGTGGACCCGTACTACCTCACCCACAAGGCCGAGGTCACCGGCTACCACCCCGAACTGATCCTGGCGGCGCGGCGCATCAACAGCCGCATGGGCAGCTACGTGGCCGACCGCGTGATCCGGCTGATGAGCGAGCGGCGCCTGCACATCGTCGATGCGCGCGTGCTGGTGTTGGGTTTCGCCTTCAAGGAGAACTGTCCGGACCTGCGCAACACGCGCGTGATCGACATCGTGCGCGAGCTGGAGTCCTCCGCGGCGCAGGTGGACGTCTACGACCCCTGGGTGGACGCGGCCGAGGCCGAGCGCGCCTACCGCGTGCGGCTGGTGGATGAGCCCGGTACGGGCTACGACGCGATCATCGTGGCCGTGGCGCACCGGCAGTTCCACCAGATGGGCGCCGCCCGCATCCGCGCACTGGGCAAGCCCGGCGCGGTGATCTACGACGTCAAGTCGGTGTTGCCCCAGGAGGCCGTCGACGGGCGGCTGTAG
- a CDS encoding glutathione S-transferase N-terminal domain-containing protein: MPEQVRLVGRSSSHYTRLARLFAEELDIAYAFEPVHDLASRDPVDYAGNPALKLPVLVLPEGPVFGAENICRTLVAGARQPRRILWTEQLPDPRARNAQELVWHGMGAQVQLVFGMQVARLPAENLYFAKAADGFRNALAWLDANLESVLRGLPPRDVSLLEASLFCLLEHLDFRNTLPLAPYRHLAAFAAAWRERPASQRTAYAFDVVAPG, from the coding sequence ATGCCCGAGCAGGTCCGCCTCGTCGGCCGCAGCAGTTCCCATTACACGCGGCTCGCCCGGCTGTTCGCCGAGGAGCTGGACATCGCATACGCGTTCGAGCCCGTGCACGACCTGGCCTCGCGCGATCCGGTCGACTACGCCGGCAACCCTGCACTCAAATTGCCGGTGCTGGTGTTACCCGAAGGGCCGGTGTTCGGCGCCGAGAACATCTGCCGCACGCTGGTCGCCGGGGCACGCCAACCGCGGCGCATCCTGTGGACCGAACAGCTGCCCGATCCACGCGCACGCAACGCGCAGGAGCTGGTCTGGCACGGCATGGGCGCGCAGGTCCAACTGGTATTCGGCATGCAGGTGGCGCGGCTGCCGGCGGAGAACCTGTACTTCGCCAAGGCCGCCGACGGCTTCCGCAATGCGCTGGCCTGGCTGGACGCGAACCTGGAATCGGTGTTGCGCGGGTTGCCGCCGCGGGACGTAAGCCTGCTCGAAGCGTCGTTATTCTGCCTGCTCGAACACCTGGATTTCCGTAACACGCTGCCGCTCGCCCCCTACCGCCACCTGGCCGCGTTCGCCGCGGCCTGGCGCGAACGGCCCGCATCGCAGCGGACCGCCTACGCCTTCGACGTGGTGGCGCCGGGCTGA
- a CDS encoding YciI family protein — protein MPSEQLMADMGRLIEKMTGEGTLVDTAGLRPNAEGVRLPLRGGHISTTDGPFTESKEVIGGYAVLNADSMEHAIELTRRYLAVHGDSWDIECEVRQMDGSDSEHCGAAQAMAAGAA, from the coding sequence ATGCCCAGCGAGCAACTGATGGCCGACATGGGCCGGCTGATCGAGAAGATGACCGGCGAGGGCACCCTGGTCGACACCGCCGGCCTGCGCCCGAACGCCGAGGGCGTGCGGCTGCCGCTGCGCGGCGGCCACATCTCCACCACGGACGGCCCGTTCACCGAGAGCAAGGAAGTAATCGGAGGCTATGCCGTCCTCAACGCCGATTCCATGGAGCACGCGATCGAGCTGACCAGGCGCTACCTGGCCGTGCACGGCGACTCATGGGACATCGAGTGCGAGGTGCGCCAGATGGACGGATCTGACAGCGAGCACTGCGGTGCCGCACAGGCGATGGCGGCCGGCGCCGCCTAG